One segment of Ipomoea triloba cultivar NCNSP0323 chromosome 12, ASM357664v1 DNA contains the following:
- the LOC115998223 gene encoding lycopene epsilon cyclase, chloroplastic, whose amino-acid sequence MECIGALNFSAMALSTCPAVKSFCRRRLRGERHGVWPIRTENCTYISTSAAAVATLRVRCKSSGSTSAGVALREEFADEEDYVKGGGSEILFVQMQQNKHMDEQSKLLDTLPQISVGEGILDLVVIGCGPAGLALAAESAKIGLNVGLIGPDLPFTNNYGVWEDEFKDLGLQRCIEHVWRDTIVYLDDGDPILIGRAYGRVSRHLLHEELLKRCLESGVSYLNLKVERIVENAIGQSLVECEGNVIIPCRLVTVASGAASGKLLQYEVGGPRVSVQTAYGVEVEVENNPYDPSLMVFMDYRDYVRHKVHSLEAEFPTFLYAMPMSDTRVFFEETCLASKEAMPFDLLKKKLMVRLETMGIRIKKIYEEEWSYIPVGGSLPNTDQRNLAFGAAASMVHPATGYSVVRSLSEAPRYASVIANILKRSPGMDDMLVSSRSTENISTQAWETLWPQERKRQRSFFLFGLALILQLDIEGIRTFFHTFFRLPNWMWQGFLGSTLSSADLMLFAFYMFVIAPNDMRKGLIRHLISDPTGAIMIRTYLTL is encoded by the exons ATGGAGTGCATCGGAGCTCTGAACTTCTCTGCAATGGCGCTCTCCACGTGTCCTGCGGTGAAATCATTCTGTAGGAGGAGGTTGAGGGGCGAAAGGCATGGGGTTTGGCCTATACGTACGGAAAATTGTACGTATATATCGACTTCGGCGGCGGCAGTGGCGACTCTACGAGTGAGGTGCAAGAGCAGTGGCAGTACCAGTGCTGGCGTGGCGTTGAGAGAAGAGTTTGCGGACGAGGAGGATTATGTAAAAGGCGGCGGTTCGGAGATTTTGTTTGTTCAAATGCAACAGAACAAGCACATGGATGAACAGTCTAAGCTTTTGGACACG TTGCCACAAATATCAGTAGGAGAAGGCATCTTGGACTTGGTAGTGATTGGATGCGGTCCTGCTGGCCTTGCGCTTGCTGCGGAGTCAGCTAAGATAGGCTTGAATGTGGGGCTCATTGGGCCTGATCTTCCTTTCACAAATAACTATGGGGTCTGGGAAGATGAATTCAAAG ATCTTGGGCTTCAGAGATGCATTGAACATGTTTGGCGGGATACCATTGTATATCTTGATGATGGAGATCCTATTCTTATTGGCCGTGCTTATGGACGTGTTAGTCGCCATTTGCTCCATGAGGAGTTGTTGAAAAG GTGTTTGGAGTCAGGGGTTTCATATCTTAACTTGAAAGTGGAAAGGATTGTTGAGAATGCAATTGGTCAGAGTCTTGTGGAATGTGAAGGCAATGTCATCATTCCATGCAG GCTAGTTACTGTCGCATCTGGAGCTGCCTCAGGGAAATTGTTGCAGTATGAGGTTGGGGGTCCAAGGGTTTCTGTTCAAACAGCTTATGGTGTGGAGGTTGAG GTGGAAAACAATCCATATGACCCCAGCCTGATGGTTTTCATGGATTACAGAGACTATGTCAGACACAAAGTTCACTCTTTAGAAGCAGAATTTCCAACCTTTCTTTACGCAATGCCCATGTCTGatacaagagtcttttttgAG GAAACTTGTTTGGCTTCTAAAGAAGCTATGCCTTTTGATCTCTTGAAGAAGAAACTAATGGTAAGACTGGAGACAATGGGTATCCGAATAAAGAAAATTTATGAAGAG GAATGGTCTTATATACCAGTTGGTGGATCATTGCCAAATACTGATCAAAGAAACCTTGCATTTGGTGCTGCTGCTAGTATGGTTCATCCCGCTACAG GGTATTCGGTGGTAAGATCATTGTCGGAGGCTCCAAGATATGCATCTGTCATAGCAAATATATTGAAACGAAGTCCTGGTATGGATGATATGCTTGTCAGTTCAAGAAGTACGGAAAATATTTCAACACAAG CTTGGGAAACGCTTTGGCCGCAAGAAAGGAAACGACAAAGGTCATTTTTCCTATTTGGTTTGGCACTTATATTGCAGCTTGATATTGAAGGAATACGGACATTTTTCCACACATTCTTCCGCTTACCAAACTG GATGTGGCAAGGATTTCTGGGATCAACTCTATCCTCAGCGGACCTCATGTTATTTGCATTCTATATGTTTGTTATTGCCCCCAACGACATGAGAAAAGGCCTCATCAGGCATCTGATATCCGACCCAACCGGTGCAATCATGATAAGAACTTATCTCACTCTGTAA
- the LOC115998221 gene encoding U-box domain-containing protein 34, whose translation MEATADGHGPPPVSALTVAVAVKSVDGRGSQRAVRWAVEKLLPKADRFVLVHVMPSITSVPTPSGERVSVEELEASVVEWYVQDRRAKCEEIFIPFKILSKSKKMETLVLEGDSPATVLLRYVTDSAVSSLVMGSSSPGYFSRKAKGLDVPSAVLKYAPDSCDVFVVSTNRLMAKSLNPLLTSAHSRSSSIAEFSDPDTAALDQGNSSTYFHASQERNYQNLEDTSSTLYSANGSPSYSPEVHEEVGQLRLELQNTLAMYNQACEGLIYAQNMVNLLTSECLEESRRVDAAQKREENLRRLAAEEKEKHLKAEKEVEMARKLLDKETYERRVAELKALKESLEKCSAVDALLSCDGRYRRYTRDEIEVATDCFSESKLIGEGGYGKVYKGNLDHTPVAIKVLHSDASEKTQEFLTEVEVLSQLRHPNIVLLIGASPDSCCLVYEYMENGSLEDHIVQGNGRPMPWFIRFRIIFEVACGLAFLHNSKPEPIIHRDLKPGNILLDKNYTSKIGDVGLAKIVSDVAPENVTEYRNSIIAGTLTYMDPEYQRTGTIRPKSDLYAFGIIVLQLLAAQRPNGLVLKFENAVDSNSISDILDKSVTDWPLIETEELAKLALKCCQLRCRDRPDLDTEVLPILKNLAEFADTSMKAPRDHAHAPSHYYCPILQEVMEDPHIAADGFTYDHTAIKAWLDRHNISPVTKLTLQHKTLTPNHTLRLAIQEWKSSTTSAGG comes from the exons ATGGAAGCGACAGCCGACGGCCACGGTCCTCCGCCAGTGTCGGCCCTGACTGTAGCAGTGGCCGTGAAGAGCGTCGATGGCAGAGGTAGTCAACGAGCCGTCCGGTGGGCTGTGGAGAAGCTGCTGCCCAAAGCCGACCGATTTGTCCTTGTACACGTCATGCCTAGCATCACCTCAGTTCCTACTCCAt CAGGAGAGAGAGTTTCTGTTGAGGAGCTGGAGGCCAGTGTGGTGGAATGGTATGTGCAGGATAGGAGGGCTAAATGTGAAGAGATATTTATTCCCTTTAAGATACTATCCAAAAGTAAAAAA ATGGAAACTTTGGTACTTGAAGGAGACAGTCCTGCAACTGTACTTCTGAGATATGTAACTGACTCTGCCGTTAGTAGTTTAGTGATGGGCTCATCCTCTCCTGGCTACTTTTCTAG GAAGGCAAAAGGCTTGGATGTGCCATCAGCTGTTCTCAAATATGCCCCAGATTCCTGTGATGTCTTTGTGGTATCTACTAATAGGCTTATGGCGAAGTCTTTGAATCCTTTGTTAACTTCTG CACACAGTAGGTCATCATCCATTGCTGAATTTAGTGACCCAGATACTGCAGCACTTGACCAAGGGAATTCTTCTACATATTTTCATGCTTCTCAGGAAAGAAATTACCAAAATCTAGAAGATACCTCCTCAACTTTATATTCAGCCAATGGAAGCCCGTCTTACTCG CCAGAGGTTCATGAAGAAGTTGGTCAATTGCGCCTAGAGTTGCAGAATACGCTAGCCATGTATAATCAAGCATGTGAAGGCCTGATTTATGCCCAAAACATG GTCAACTTGCTTACTTCTGAATGCCTTGAAGAATCACGAAGAGTAGATGCTGCccagaaaagagaagaaaatctAAGGAGACTTGCTGCtgaagagaaagaaaaacatttgaaagctgaaaaggagGTTGAGATGGCTCGAAAATTGCTTGATAAGGAGACTTATGAGAGGCGGGTAGCAGAACTTAAAGCTCTTAAGGAGTCCTTAGAGAAATGTAGTGCTGTTGATGCACTATTATCATGTGATGGGAGGTATCGTAGATACACACGAGATGAGATTGAGGTAGCAACTGATTGCTTTTCTGAGTCAAAGTTGATAGGTGAAGGAGGATATGGGAAAGTTTATAAAGGCAACCTTGATCATACCCCTGTTGCCATCAAGGTTCTTCATTCAGATGCATCCGAAAAGACACAGGAATTTTTGACAgag GTTGAGGTTCTTAGTCAATTGCGACACCCAAATATTGTTTTACTGATTGGAGCTTCACCAGATAGTTGTTGCCTTGTTTATGAATATATGGAAAATGGAAGCCTGGAAGATCACATTGTCCAAGGAAATGGCAGACCTATGCCTTGGTTCATTCGTTTCAGGATCATTTTTGAGGTGGCCTGCGGACTTGCATTCTTGCACAACTCAAAACCAGAGCCTATTATTCATCGTGATCTCAAACCAGGGAATATCCTGTTGGACAAGAATTACACGAGCAAAATTGGAGATGTTGGCCTAGCAAAAATTGTTTCGGATGTTGCACCTGAAAATGTCACTGAATATAGAAACTCCATCATTGCTGGCACCCTCACTTACATGGATCCAGAATATCAAAGAACTGGCACCATCAGACCCAAGTCCGATCTGTATGCTTTTGGAATTATCGTACTTCAACTGTTGGCTGCCCAACGTCCCAATGGACTTGTACTGAAGTTTGAAAATGCTGTTGACAGTAATTCCATCTCGGATATACTTGATAAGTCGGTCACAGATTGGCCTTTGATTGAGACAGAGGAGCTCGCTAAATTGGCTCTAAAATGCTGTCAACTCAGATGCAGAGATAGACCAGATCTAGACACTGAAGTTCTGCCTATTCTGAAAAATCTTGCCGAGTTTGCTGACACCAGTATGAAGGCACCAAGAGACCATGCCCATGCACCTAGCCACTACTACTGCCCAATCCTTCAG GAAGTAATGGAAGATCCACATATAGCTGCTGACGGCTTTACTTACGATCACACAGCAATAAAGGCATGGCTTGACAGACATAATATTTCCCCAGTGACAAAACTGACATTGCAGCACAAGACACTTACACCAAACCACACCTTACGCCTTGCAATCCAAGAGTGGAAGTCGAGCACAACTTCTGCAGGGGGTTAG
- the LOC115998222 gene encoding pentatricopeptide repeat-containing protein At2g03880, mitochondrial, which produces MNVIMSMPRFKCSVLTLEPAEVGLLRPLVSSLMALGFRFQRPYPYSFSTVATMSDLHNVNITGGSSTSNSLIEKFAVYCYQRDLPRAMNALYAMEKHKISADAITYSELIKCCVTRRAVEHGKRVHQHIFSNGYQPKTFLLNILLNMYVKFNMLDEAHTLFNQMPERNVVSWTTIVGAYSSSKLNYKAFKLLTLMLRDGVQPNMYTYSSVLRSCDALSNLTPLHCSIIKVGLESDVFVRSALIDVYSKIGQLKSALDVFNEMKTHDRVVWNSIIGGFAQNSDGYEALTLYIKMKRAGFPADQSTLTSGLRACTSLSLLEVGRQLHVQILKFDQDLILHNALLDMYCKCGSVDDANRTFTRMVEKDVISWSTMIMGLAQNGFSKKALELFEEMKSSGMKPNYITVLGVLFACSHAGLVEDGQYYFRSMKTLFGIDPRREHYGCMVDLLGRAGKLDEAVKLIHEMECEPDAVTWRTLLGACRLHRNMDLAEYAVKQILKLDPSDAGTYILLSNIYARTQKWEEASNVRRAMSNKGVKKEPGCSWIEVNKQIHTFILGDKSHPQINEIGKELKQIITRLKEVGYVPDTNFVLQDLEGEQMEDSLLYHSEKLAIAFGIMSLPREKTIRIRKNLRICGDCHLFAKLLTKVEHRTIVIRDPIRYHHFQEGICSCSDYW; this is translated from the coding sequence ATGAATGTGATTATGTCGATGCCAAGATTTAAATGCAGTGTTCTCACCTTAGAACCTGCAGAGGTTGGGTTGTTGAGACCTCTCGTTTCTTCACTCATGGCATTAGGTTTTCGCTTTCAACGTCCCTACCCCTATTCTTTTTCAACAGTAGCAACAATGTCTGATTTGCATAATGTCAATATAACTGGAGGATCGAGCACATCCAATTCATTGATCGAGAAGTTTGCTGTGTACTGCTACCAGAGGGATCTCCCAAGAGCCATGAATGCCCTTTATGCCATGGAAAAACACAAGATATCGGCTGATGCTATTACCTACTCTGAGCTTATAAAGTGCTGTGTTACTCGGCGTGCTGTTGAACATGGCAAACGTGTCCACCAACACATTTTTTCCAATGGGTACCAGCCAAAGACCTTCTTACTCAACATACTTCTTAACATGTATGTGAAGTTCAACATGTTGGACGAAGCACACACTTTGTTCAACCAAATGCCTGAGAGAAATGTTGTCTCCTGGACTACCATTGTAGGTGCTTACTCTAGTTCTAAGCTCAATTACAAGGCTTTCAAGCTATTAACTCTCATGCTAAGGGATGGAGTCCAACCCAATATGTATACTTACTCCTCTGTTCTCAGATCATGTGATGCCCTTTCCAATCTCACACCTCTTCATTGTAGCATCATTAAGGTGGGATTGGAGTCTGATGTCTTTGTCCGCAGCGCACTGATTGATGTCTACTCCAAAATTGGTCAACTGAAGAGTGCTCTTGATGTCTTCAATGAGATGAAAACACATGATCGGGTGGTTTGGAACTCTATAATTGGTGGCTTTGCTCAAAACAGTGATGGCTATGAAGCATTGACTCTCTACATAAAAATGAAGCGAGCTGGTTTTCCGGCTGACCAGTCAACCCTAACTAGTGGTCTAAGAGCATGTACCAGTTTGTCACTTTTAGAAGTGGGCAGGCAACTCCATGTTCAGATTCTCAAATTTGATCAAGACCTAATACTTCACAATGCACTTCTTGACATGTACTGCAAGTGTGGCAGTGTGGATGATGCTAACCGTACATTTACTCGAATGGTGGAGAAGGATGTCATCTCATGGAGCACCATGATTATGGGCTTGGCTCAGAATGGTTTCAGCAAAAAAGCGCTAGAGCTGTTTGAGGAAATGAAGAGCTCGGGGATGAAGCCTAACTACATCACTGTCCTTGGAGTTCTATTTGCTTGCAGTCATGCAGGACTGGTAGAAGATGGGCAGTATTACTTCCGATCAATGAAGACACTTTTTGGAATTGATCCAAGAAGAGAGCATTATGGTTGCATGGTTGATCTTCTTGGGAGAGCAGGCAAGCTAGATGAAGCAGTGAAATTAATTCATGAAATGGAATGTGAACCGGATGCTGTGACATGGAGGACATTGCTCGGTGCTTGCAGATTACATCGGAACATGGATCTGGCTGAGTATGCTGTGAAACAAATTCTTAAGCTAGACCCAAGTGATGCTGGAACCTACATACTGCTCTCCAATATTTATGCACGAACTCAGAAATGGGAAGAGGCTTCCAATGTGAGAAGGGCCATGAGCAACAAAGGAGTCAAGAAAGAACCAGGTTGTAGCTGGATTGAAGTAAATAAGCAGATTCATACCTTCATTTTGGGAGACAAGTCCCACCCACAGATAAACGAGATTGGCAAAGAGCTCAAACAGATTATTACAAGATTGAAAGAAGTAGGCTATGTTCCTGATACCAACTTTGTCTTGCAAGACCTTGAAGGTGAACAGATGGAAGACTCACTTCTGTACCACAGTGAAAAGCTTGCAATTGCTTTTGGCATAATGAGCTTGCCAAGAGAAAAGACCATTAGAATCAGAAAGAATCTCAGAATATGTGGAGACTGTCATTTATTTGCAAAACTCTTGACGAAGGTAGAGCATCGAACCATTGTCATCAGAGATCCAATCCGCTACCATCATTTCCAAGAAGGTATTTGTTCTTGCAGTGACTACTGGTAG
- the LOC115998224 gene encoding mitogen-activated protein kinase kinase 2-like — MNKGALAPKLKLSLPPPDEVALSKFLTQSGTFKDGDLLVNKDGIRIISDNHVQTSTVIKPTDNQLSLADFEYVKVIGKGNGGVVRLVQHKWTAQFFALKVIQMNIEESIRRHIAQELRINQSSQCPYVVICYEAFFDNGAISIILEYMDGGSLQDFLKIVKRIPEPYLAAICKQVLKGLWYLHHEKHIIHRDLKPSNLLINHRGDVKITDFGVSVVLASTSGAANTFVGTYNYMSPERIEGGSHGYRSDIWSLGLVLLECATGDFPYTPPRPEEGWDNVYELMETIVDQPEPCAPPDQFSPEFCSFISKCVQKDPKKRLSANELMRHPFISMYDHLDIDLASYFTAVRPPPATF; from the exons ATGAATAAAGGAGCTTTGGCCCCTAAGCTCAaactctctctccctcctccTGATGAAGTTGCTCTATCCAAATTcct GACACAATCAGGAACATTCAAGGATGGAGATCTGCTGGTGAACAAAGATGGAATCCGGATTATTTCAGATAATCATGTTCAAACT TCTACAGTTATAAAACCAACTGATAATCAGTTAAGCCTAGCGGACTTTGAATATGTTAAAGTTATCGGAAAGGGAAATGGCGGTGTTGTGCGGCTTGTTCAACATAAGTGGACAGCCCAATTTTTCGCTCTCAAG GTTATTCAAATGAATATTGAAGAGTCTATTCGCAGGCATATAGCACAGGAACTGAGAATTAACCAATCTTCGCAGTGCCCTTATGTTGTAATATGTTACGAAGCATTTTTTGATAACGGTGCCATCTCCATAATCTTGGAGTACATGGATGGCGGATCTCTTCAGGATTTCTTGAAAATAGTCAAAAGAATTCCGGAACCATATCTTGCTGCTATCTGCAAGCAG GTACTCAAGGGCTTGTGGTATCTCCATCATGAAAAACATATCATTCACAGAGACTTGAAGCCTTCAAATTTGCTAATAAACCATAGAGGTGATGTCAAGATAACTGATTTCGGTGTTAGTGTAGTACTAGCAAGCACATCTGGAGCGGCCAATACCTTTGTTGGCACCTACAACTATATGTCT CCAGAGAGAATTGAAGGAGGCAGCCACGGGTATAGAAGTGATATCTGGAGCTTGGGTTTAGTTCTGCTTGAGTGTGCAACGGGTGATTTCCCATATACCCCACCACGACCGGAGGAAGGATGGGATAATGTTTATGAGCTTATGGAAACCATAGTTGATCAACCAGAGCCTTGCGCACCTCCAGATCAATTCTCTCCAGAGTTCTGTTCTTTCATCTCTAAATG TGTGCAGAAGGACCCGAAAAAGAGACTGTCAGCAAATGAATTAATG AGGCACCCATTCATCAGTATGTACGATCACCTGGATATTGATCTTGCATCTTACTTTACCGCTGTAAGGCCTCCACCTGCAACATTTTGA